The uncultured Pseudodesulfovibrio sp. genome includes a region encoding these proteins:
- a CDS encoding Ig-like domain-containing protein, protein MANSTTDQLHIALPGAGNIQTYHLDADTPIKFDFDLANAVFTGENGNLEITVEGGGTIVLENYQALADTGSLPLFEMLNGEQVAGDVYLFAFEGADQNADLETAAANATGGSGAGQYTDDAGTLSASINALGGQDDSFGTHAFPTLSGVLGQTAPIANDDFASIDEQGDSDFVVGRNLVFVDSVNDYNAAVTSHALGEGPAVGEFFPLHSGGGFYLSYPNPPQTDETIQGNVIDNDVDPDGTNDQLSMYTMDYDGVNHNGVDPDAVQISSDDTVIVGKYGVLVVDADGHWDYTLVQDWADALNEGESFDEVFHYDIVDADGLVSNTATLTITVNGANDMPEAHDDLNVEAVEGGDSTDYGLHASVHDADLNGGEGGDVAVHDSDHYDYTQSDSVVVHGNVLSGDNAGSVADTDLDSGDSPDGQTMFVVGVYSHATETMDSMLPVEQNPDFTPTEGQAYDQAGAPTGAVTVNGEFGVLTIHADGSYDYRLYTADDGDAYNALNALNYNSEDNVDAFSYGIMDDSGAFSYANLSFTVNGANDAPVANADTNNVAEFGLRFDGDADYSAVVSGNVITGESAGDVADTDVDDTNMFVSSVSSQTDNSATLPTDSDMTPTGEVSIDGQYGTLNIHADGSYEYTLHNEWDDVQELQENQQVQDVFEYTLTNAYNDGVYSEPVTLTINVTGSNDAPVAVADTNTLTESVDLDPAASVTGNVLAGDDLGGHADTDVDNSVDDFTITSVTGHGGTDSDADGGFDIAGQYGTLHMNADGSYTYTENPTATNYLNNDSTPVTDTFTYTMTDNADGHAGTSTSTLEITINGSNDAPTANADAASLTESVNDADASSVNGNVLTGAGSGDVADTDVDTDADKFSVTGVTSDNTDNTVVADTDGYDYTLKGEYGTLYLNDDGSYKYVEDPAATNFLNADEQRTDVFTYTMSDNQDVDAKESSASLTITINGANDSADITGDATGAVTEDSNVSSGNMLTDSGQLFASDPDNTDNLFKSDTITDSQGGTFHINTDGTWTYEIDNSSVQHLGEVDGVNSGFSNDFIVQSADGTEQIVTVTVGGVNDAPLGADFAVHGSAYGEPVHIDFDQAPITDVEDDYSAGDGLDTGVVITGLPDHGSLFYGDHEVTQSDIDNGVRFDDLDNFSYKGDAPADQGVLIGSRLAEDAGLDTWGERVDNATRQLSVDTDGDGTADVTVTTHISAGNLKVYADQQNHIDHGLANSSHNGLDSGETLTMTFEGKDVSYAEIGFGGLGSYFDHGSEQNGQATWAVYDGDTLIATGTVDNSVMTWNNLVTGESGTISGGDGDTFQSLIIDQTILGGEHFDSVVFGTTEDGPRDWNANWELQYVDVEFAGTDNFTYRPVDSEGQVSDSDYTVTVDVLPGSANEAPTAVNDTASIHEPNSDGLDYSVSANVLANDVDADNTHGEMSVTKVTFGDTTVDFANHTITGTDAEWGSDGTVIVHGEHGDLIMSADGDYTYTATDDSLTPGDAPTETFSYTMTDGDSTDSADLAITVNGLNDGPDAVDDGVSGLTGATHEVTLNIANQFTSNGITIVEDQTTANTVINNTHGLGVKTGDGDNTAIDSTQGAGTEQVTFRFDDLQTHATITLGDFNQTDHDDDAIIHLLNADGVEVGTITVGVDQTNPTLDLTGSEPFQYVVVEPAGSAEDGFYIQSISGQVTDYSSTDGAIVVAEDSSISIDVLGNDTDPDLPNDTLSITDLGDAAHGTVSVVNGEVLYTPDDNYNGPDSFTYTITDEGGATDTATVYLNVTPVNDAPIAVSDTVTVLEDHSASGNVITGSGADHAGQDTDIDGDSLTVTQFSVQGDTDTYAAGETAHIEGVGDLVINTDGSYTFTPADDYDGAVPTATYTVTDGNGGYDSADLSISITPENDAPTLDLSMGTVNFVSESARNTNVIGVYELDADGHPTNPQIILADSNQGTNGEVLTTYEDGAELHYFLIPNTTIGEGTPTFVPNGSDGWDISFDGGTTTHEVRFDDMNLNHNPEDTFLIETDSNGRLVRVDDQMLTGDPSEVDDDDDFNDLIVRENDHAGTGFENTFVEDGGPVHITGEVNISDVDSTNMSQAVITLTNAQAHDSLNIDTSALPDGITATVSGNQIILSGDAPIANYESAIEMITFSNDSDAPVTDPRQITVQVWDDAADPTGAPSVAATSVINITPVNDAPIAVDDTGYGAGTSSSEAEGADVYHLIAQEQNPQTGEWIQATLQHWGGSGNGSHYGVESASGSKGNGNGNGGNSGDDKFIENNGNAERLLIQFDHPQDSVSIKLTADGNGQESLQAWDVNGDPITDLTIGQSGDIITISSDTAIGTVVVMADADNAKASVALMGVYASTPSDAASGSSEAAVITGNALQNDIDPDYPVGPNHLHVTGAAAGDLDNLSQAEYDQHLADGDFNGDSGTFSLTDDGVGVTVLGQYGDLVIAEDGSYTYTTHDGLPAGDYTESFTYQVSDAAGAVDYGVIEVNATINTLVAHSMLGDGAMVTDTQAAAYEWQSGWGHDINFTNQTDGNPNEWQTLAQNMGLKVSATIDGIPTMVGEQSNGIGVDTWILPDSNNIENAPFFHEALTLEFGQDGHDLPEQLYMMLNDVSTGEDVVFTITDSNDHTFTVHVGSGGNNQSYTDGTGTLTLVKSNNNQYTITGSHGDADGTGELLIKSVTVTGANWTSFSLNYINATLGGEWVETGASGELTLPPVTGSLFNNIYSPDDAGMTAAIVGSGVGTWGTLHIDANGDWTYTPNENVHSITTDGLTEPTVEQFTYQVTDSHGLTDTATLYVPVHVNAAPAVHGTDGIDDLIGSDNNDVIYGHEGNDVITGQAGNDFLYGGDGNDHIDGGAGHDFISGGDGNDTLYGGDGNDYLFGDNGNDVLWGGAGNDVIHAGAGDDTVFVSSGHDTVTLGAGADTIMIDPTYLSSGEGGGSMTVTDFNIGEGDHLSLSNLPIDLDAAQVTSAGDSGDLIVTIADVNPAGDDITITLQGVLPPTHDVVDHQVDLSSTGDDLNTVIQHIINSGGQSS, encoded by the coding sequence ATGGCGAATTCAACGACTGACCAGCTTCACATCGCTCTTCCCGGAGCTGGCAATATACAGACCTACCACCTTGACGCCGACACCCCGATCAAGTTCGATTTTGATCTGGCCAATGCGGTGTTCACCGGCGAGAACGGAAATCTTGAAATCACCGTCGAGGGCGGCGGAACCATTGTCCTCGAAAATTATCAGGCCTTGGCCGACACTGGCAGCCTGCCTCTGTTCGAGATGCTTAACGGCGAACAGGTCGCCGGCGACGTGTATCTCTTCGCCTTTGAAGGCGCCGACCAGAACGCGGACCTCGAAACCGCTGCGGCCAATGCGACCGGCGGCTCGGGCGCAGGCCAGTACACCGACGACGCAGGCACGCTTTCGGCCAGCATCAACGCCCTGGGCGGACAGGACGACTCCTTCGGCACCCATGCCTTCCCCACCCTGAGTGGTGTTCTGGGCCAAACGGCCCCCATCGCCAACGATGACTTCGCCTCCATCGACGAGCAGGGCGATTCCGACTTCGTTGTTGGACGCAACCTCGTTTTCGTGGACAGCGTCAACGATTACAACGCGGCCGTCACGTCCCACGCCCTCGGTGAAGGGCCGGCTGTCGGGGAGTTCTTCCCCCTGCACTCGGGCGGCGGCTTCTATCTCAGCTACCCCAACCCTCCGCAGACGGATGAGACCATCCAGGGCAACGTCATCGACAACGACGTGGACCCGGACGGTACAAACGACCAACTGTCCATGTACACCATGGATTATGACGGCGTGAATCATAACGGTGTAGACCCCGACGCGGTGCAGATTTCTTCCGACGACACCGTTATCGTCGGCAAGTACGGCGTGCTGGTCGTCGACGCCGACGGTCATTGGGACTACACCCTGGTCCAGGATTGGGCCGACGCGCTCAACGAAGGCGAGTCCTTTGATGAGGTATTTCATTACGACATCGTTGATGCCGACGGCCTGGTTTCCAACACCGCCACGCTGACCATCACGGTCAACGGCGCCAACGACATGCCCGAGGCTCACGACGACCTGAATGTCGAGGCCGTGGAAGGCGGCGACTCCACCGATTACGGTCTGCACGCCAGCGTGCACGACGCGGACCTCAACGGCGGCGAAGGCGGCGACGTGGCCGTTCACGACAGCGACCATTACGACTACACCCAGAGCGACTCGGTCGTGGTTCACGGCAACGTCCTGTCCGGGGACAACGCCGGTTCAGTGGCCGATACCGACTTGGACAGCGGCGACTCCCCTGACGGGCAGACCATGTTCGTGGTCGGCGTGTACTCCCACGCCACCGAGACCATGGACTCCATGCTGCCGGTCGAGCAGAACCCCGACTTCACGCCTACCGAGGGCCAGGCCTATGACCAGGCAGGCGCCCCCACCGGTGCGGTCACGGTCAACGGCGAGTTCGGCGTGCTGACCATCCACGCGGACGGCTCCTACGACTACAGGCTTTACACTGCAGACGACGGTGATGCGTACAACGCCCTCAATGCGCTGAACTACAACAGCGAAGACAACGTGGACGCCTTCTCCTACGGGATCATGGACGACTCCGGGGCCTTCAGCTACGCCAACCTTTCCTTCACGGTAAACGGCGCCAACGACGCCCCCGTGGCCAATGCCGACACGAACAACGTGGCGGAATTCGGCCTCCGGTTCGATGGCGACGCCGACTACTCGGCCGTGGTTTCCGGCAACGTCATCACCGGCGAATCCGCAGGCGACGTGGCCGACACCGATGTGGACGACACCAACATGTTCGTCTCGTCGGTTTCGTCCCAGACCGACAACTCCGCCACCCTGCCCACCGATAGCGACATGACGCCCACCGGCGAGGTGAGCATCGACGGCCAATACGGCACCCTGAATATCCATGCCGACGGCAGCTACGAATACACCCTGCACAACGAGTGGGACGACGTTCAGGAGTTGCAGGAAAATCAGCAGGTCCAGGATGTCTTCGAGTACACCCTGACCAACGCATACAATGACGGCGTTTACAGCGAACCCGTTACGCTGACCATCAATGTGACCGGCTCCAACGACGCCCCGGTGGCCGTCGCCGACACCAACACCCTGACCGAATCCGTTGACCTCGATCCGGCCGCCAGCGTGACCGGCAATGTGCTCGCGGGCGACGATTTGGGCGGCCACGCGGACACCGACGTGGACAACTCGGTGGATGATTTCACCATCACGTCCGTCACCGGCCACGGCGGGACCGATTCCGACGCCGACGGAGGATTCGACATCGCCGGGCAGTACGGCACCCTGCACATGAATGCAGACGGTTCCTACACCTACACGGAAAACCCGACTGCCACCAATTACCTGAACAACGACAGCACTCCGGTCACGGACACGTTCACCTACACCATGACCGACAACGCGGACGGCCATGCGGGTACGTCCACCTCCACTCTGGAGATCACGATCAACGGGTCCAACGACGCGCCCACGGCCAACGCCGACGCGGCCAGCCTGACCGAATCCGTTAACGACGCCGATGCCTCCAGCGTGAACGGCAACGTGCTGACGGGTGCAGGTTCCGGCGATGTGGCCGACACCGACGTGGACACCGATGCGGACAAGTTCTCGGTCACCGGCGTGACCAGCGACAACACCGACAACACTGTGGTCGCGGACACCGACGGGTACGACTACACGCTCAAGGGCGAGTACGGCACGCTCTACCTGAACGACGACGGTTCGTACAAGTATGTCGAAGACCCCGCCGCGACGAACTTCCTGAACGCGGACGAGCAGCGCACCGATGTCTTCACTTACACCATGTCCGACAACCAGGACGTGGATGCCAAGGAAAGCTCCGCTTCCCTGACCATTACCATCAATGGAGCCAACGACTCGGCCGACATCACCGGCGACGCCACCGGAGCAGTGACCGAGGATTCGAACGTGTCCAGCGGCAACATGCTGACCGACTCCGGCCAGCTCTTCGCCTCTGACCCGGACAACACCGACAACCTGTTCAAGAGCGATACGATCACCGACTCCCAGGGCGGCACCTTCCACATCAATACGGACGGCACCTGGACCTACGAGATCGACAACAGCTCGGTCCAGCACCTGGGCGAGGTGGACGGCGTCAACAGCGGCTTCTCCAACGACTTTATCGTGCAATCCGCCGACGGCACCGAACAAATCGTGACCGTGACCGTGGGCGGCGTGAACGACGCCCCGCTGGGCGCGGACTTCGCGGTCCACGGCTCCGCCTACGGCGAGCCCGTGCACATCGACTTCGATCAGGCCCCCATCACCGACGTGGAGGACGACTACAGCGCGGGCGACGGCCTGGACACCGGCGTGGTCATTACCGGCCTGCCGGATCACGGCTCGCTCTTCTACGGTGACCATGAGGTAACCCAGTCGGATATCGACAACGGCGTCCGCTTCGACGACCTGGACAACTTCTCCTACAAGGGCGACGCCCCTGCCGACCAGGGTGTGCTCATCGGCTCCCGCCTGGCCGAAGACGCCGGGCTGGACACCTGGGGTGAACGCGTGGATAACGCCACCCGCCAGCTTTCCGTCGACACCGACGGCGACGGCACTGCGGATGTGACCGTGACCACGCACATCAGTGCAGGGAATCTCAAGGTCTACGCCGATCAGCAGAACCATATCGACCACGGTCTGGCCAACTCCAGCCACAACGGACTGGACTCCGGCGAGACCCTGACCATGACCTTCGAGGGCAAGGACGTCTCCTACGCCGAGATCGGCTTCGGCGGCCTGGGCAGCTACTTCGATCACGGCAGTGAACAAAACGGTCAGGCCACCTGGGCGGTCTACGATGGCGACACACTGATCGCCACGGGCACCGTCGACAACTCGGTCATGACCTGGAACAACCTGGTCACCGGCGAGTCCGGAACCATCTCCGGCGGCGACGGCGACACCTTCCAGTCCCTGATCATCGACCAGACCATTCTGGGCGGCGAGCACTTCGACTCGGTCGTATTCGGCACCACCGAGGACGGTCCCCGCGATTGGAACGCCAACTGGGAACTGCAGTACGTTGATGTGGAATTCGCCGGAACCGACAACTTCACTTACCGCCCCGTCGATAGCGAAGGTCAGGTCAGCGACAGCGACTACACCGTCACCGTGGATGTGCTCCCCGGCTCCGCCAACGAGGCGCCTACCGCCGTAAACGACACGGCCTCCATCCACGAGCCCAACAGCGACGGCCTGGATTACTCCGTCTCGGCCAACGTTCTGGCCAACGACGTGGACGCGGACAACACGCACGGCGAGATGTCCGTCACCAAGGTCACCTTCGGCGACACCACCGTGGACTTCGCGAACCACACCATCACCGGCACCGATGCCGAATGGGGCAGCGACGGCACCGTAATCGTCCACGGCGAGCACGGCGACCTGATCATGAGCGCGGACGGCGACTACACCTACACCGCCACGGACGATTCCCTGACTCCCGGCGACGCACCCACCGAGACCTTCTCCTACACCATGACCGACGGCGACAGCACCGACAGCGCCGATCTGGCCATCACCGTGAACGGCCTCAACGACGGCCCCGACGCCGTGGACGACGGCGTGTCCGGTCTGACCGGCGCGACCCACGAAGTAACCCTGAACATCGCCAACCAGTTCACGTCCAATGGCATCACCATCGTCGAGGACCAGACCACGGCCAACACGGTCATCAACAACACCCACGGACTTGGCGTGAAGACCGGCGACGGCGACAACACCGCCATCGACTCCACCCAGGGCGCCGGTACCGAGCAGGTGACCTTCAGGTTCGACGACCTGCAGACCCACGCGACCATCACTCTGGGCGACTTCAACCAGACCGACCATGACGACGACGCCATCATCCATCTGCTGAATGCGGACGGCGTGGAAGTCGGCACCATCACCGTGGGCGTCGACCAGACCAACCCGACCCTCGACCTGACCGGTTCCGAACCGTTCCAGTACGTGGTCGTGGAACCTGCCGGCAGCGCCGAGGACGGCTTCTACATCCAGTCCATCTCCGGGCAGGTCACCGATTACTCGTCCACGGACGGTGCCATCGTGGTCGCCGAGGATTCCTCGATCAGCATCGATGTGCTGGGGAACGACACCGACCCGGATCTGCCCAACGACACCCTGAGCATCACCGACCTGGGTGATGCCGCACACGGAACCGTTTCCGTGGTGAACGGCGAGGTCCTCTACACCCCGGACGACAATTACAACGGCCCGGACTCCTTCACCTACACCATCACCGATGAAGGCGGAGCCACGGATACGGCCACGGTCTACCTGAACGTGACCCCGGTCAACGACGCGCCCATCGCCGTGTCCGACACCGTCACCGTGCTCGAAGACCACAGCGCCTCCGGCAACGTCATTACCGGCTCTGGGGCGGACCATGCCGGGCAGGACACCGATATCGACGGTGACAGCCTGACCGTGACCCAGTTCTCGGTTCAGGGTGACACCGACACCTACGCCGCCGGCGAAACCGCGCATATCGAGGGCGTGGGCGACCTGGTCATCAACACCGACGGCTCCTACACCTTTACCCCGGCGGACGATTACGACGGCGCCGTGCCCACGGCCACCTACACGGTGACCGACGGCAACGGCGGCTATGATTCCGCCGACCTGTCGATCTCCATTACCCCGGAAAACGACGCGCCGACCCTCGACCTGTCCATGGGCACGGTCAACTTCGTATCCGAGAGTGCCCGGAACACCAACGTGATCGGCGTCTATGAACTGGACGCCGACGGCCACCCGACCAATCCGCAGATCATCCTTGCGGATTCGAACCAGGGTACCAACGGAGAGGTTCTCACCACCTATGAAGACGGTGCGGAACTGCACTACTTCCTGATCCCGAACACGACCATTGGAGAGGGGACCCCGACCTTTGTCCCGAACGGCTCCGATGGCTGGGACATCTCCTTTGACGGCGGGACCACGACCCACGAGGTCCGGTTCGACGACATGAATCTGAACCACAACCCGGAAGACACCTTCCTGATCGAGACCGACAGCAACGGACGTCTTGTCCGGGTGGACGATCAGATGCTGACCGGCGACCCGAGCGAAGTGGATGATGACGATGATTTCAACGACCTCATCGTTCGGGAAAACGACCATGCGGGTACCGGCTTCGAGAACACTTTCGTCGAGGACGGCGGCCCGGTGCACATCACCGGCGAGGTGAACATCTCGGACGTGGACTCCACGAACATGTCCCAGGCGGTCATCACCCTGACCAATGCCCAGGCGCACGATTCCCTGAACATCGACACCAGCGCCCTGCCCGACGGCATCACCGCAACGGTCAGCGGCAACCAGATCATTCTGTCCGGTGACGCCCCCATAGCGAACTACGAGTCCGCCATCGAGATGATCACTTTCTCCAACGACTCGGATGCTCCGGTTACCGATCCCCGGCAGATCACCGTCCAGGTTTGGGACGACGCCGCAGACCCGACCGGCGCACCCAGCGTCGCGGCCACTTCGGTCATCAACATCACCCCGGTGAACGACGCGCCCATCGCTGTCGACGACACCGGCTACGGTGCGGGTACTTCCAGTTCCGAAGCGGAAGGCGCCGACGTCTACCACCTGATCGCTCAGGAGCAGAATCCCCAGACGGGCGAATGGATTCAGGCCACCCTGCAGCATTGGGGCGGTTCCGGCAACGGCTCCCACTACGGTGTGGAATCCGCTTCCGGCAGCAAGGGCAACGGGAACGGGAACGGCGGCAACAGCGGCGACGACAAGTTCATCGAGAACAACGGCAATGCCGAACGGCTGCTCATTCAGTTCGACCACCCGCAGGATTCGGTCAGCATCAAGCTCACCGCCGACGGCAACGGCCAGGAATCCCTCCAGGCCTGGGACGTCAACGGTGACCCCATCACGGATCTGACCATCGGCCAATCCGGCGATATCATCACCATCTCCAGCGACACCGCCATCGGCACGGTCGTGGTCATGGCCGACGCCGACAACGCGAAGGCCTCTGTGGCGCTCATGGGAGTCTACGCTTCCACGCCGTCGGATGCCGCATCCGGCTCCTCCGAGGCTGCCGTGATTACCGGCAACGCCTTGCAGAACGACATTGACCCCGATTATCCGGTCGGCCCCAACCACCTGCATGTCACCGGTGCCGCGGCGGGCGACCTGGACAACCTCAGTCAGGCCGAATACGACCAGCATCTGGCCGACGGCGACTTCAACGGCGACTCCGGCACCTTCAGCCTGACGGACGACGGCGTAGGCGTGACCGTTCTCGGGCAGTACGGCGATCTGGTCATCGCCGAAGACGGCTCCTATACCTACACCACCCACGACGGACTGCCCGCGGGCGATTACACCGAATCATTCACCTACCAGGTGTCCGATGCGGCCGGTGCCGTGGACTACGGCGTGATCGAAGTCAATGCGACCATCAACACCCTGGTCGCCCACTCGATGCTCGGCGACGGAGCCATGGTCACCGATACCCAGGCGGCCGCCTACGAGTGGCAGAGCGGCTGGGGACACGACATCAACTTCACCAACCAGACCGACGGCAACCCCAACGAATGGCAGACCCTGGCTCAAAACATGGGCCTCAAGGTGTCCGCCACCATCGACGGCATCCCGACCATGGTCGGCGAGCAGTCCAACGGCATCGGTGTGGACACCTGGATTCTCCCGGACAGCAACAACATCGAGAACGCGCCGTTCTTCCATGAAGCCCTGACCCTGGAATTCGGCCAGGATGGACACGACCTGCCCGAGCAGCTCTACATGATGCTCAACGACGTCAGCACCGGCGAAGACGTGGTCTTCACCATCACGGACAGCAACGACCACACCTTCACCGTTCATGTCGGATCGGGCGGTAACAACCAGAGCTACACCGACGGCACGGGCACGCTGACCCTGGTCAAGTCCAACAACAACCAGTACACCATCACCGGCAGCCACGGGGACGCCGACGGAACGGGCGAACTGCTCATCAAGTCCGTGACCGTCACCGGCGCGAACTGGACCTCGTTCTCGCTCAACTACATCAACGCCACCCTGGGCGGCGAGTGGGTCGAGACCGGTGCCAGCGGCGAACTGACCCTGCCCCCGGTGACCGGCTCCCTGTTCAACAACATCTACAGCCCGGACGACGCGGGAATGACCGCGGCCATCGTGGGCTCGGGCGTGGGCACCTGGGGCACGCTGCATATCGATGCCAACGGCGACTGGACCTACACCCCGAACGAGAACGTCCACTCCATCACCACCGACGGCCTGACCGAGCCGACCGTGGAGCAGTTCACCTATCAGGTGACCGACTCTCACGGGCTGACCGACACCGCGACCCTGTATGTCCCGGTCCACGTCAACGCCGCACCGGCCGTGCACGGCACCGACGGCATTGACGACCTGATTGGAAGCGACAACAACGACGTGATCTACGGCCATGAAGGCAACGACGTCATCACCGGGCAGGCAGGCAACGACTTCCTGTACGGCGGCGACGGCAACGATCACATCGACGGCGGCGCGGGCCACGACTTCATCAGCGGCGGCGACGGCAACGACACCCTCTACGGCGGGGACGGCAACGACTACCTGTTCGGAGACAACGGCAACGACGTCCTCTGGGGCGGTGCAGGCAACGACGTGATCCACGCCGGTGCGGGCGACGACACCGTGTTCGTCAGCTCGGGCCACGACACCGTGACCCTGGGCGCGGGCGCGGACACCATCATGATCGACCCCACCTACCTGTCCTCGGGTGAAGGCGGCGGGTCCATGACCGTGACCGACTTCAACATCGGCGAAGGCGACCACCTCTCTCTGAGCAATCTGCCCATCGACCTCGATGCGGCACAGGTCACCTCCGCAGGCGACAGCGGCGATCTGATCGTGACCATCGCGGACGTGAACCCGGCCGGTGACGACATCACCATCACCCTCCAGGGCGTGCTGCCTCCGACTCACGACGTGGTCGATCACCAGGTCGACCTGTCCTCCACGGGCGACGACCTGAACACGGTGATCCAGCACATCATCAACTCCGGGGGACAGTCCTCCTAG